A genome region from Pseudomonas sp. N3-W includes the following:
- a CDS encoding RNA polymerase sigma factor produces MKDTGQSSMVRLFLTSYDDFKVRLRRRLGSEDLANDVLHETYLRVDRMDAPPDIAQPNAYLYRMALNIAADRRQADARLLTGSEIEELLQVSDDALDPARVVGGQKEIQTLLKALYELPARRRKIFVAARLEEAPHLEISQRFGISTRMVEKEIKAALGHCAARLERKVIQRFGPGAGKPS; encoded by the coding sequence ATGAAAGACACCGGACAAAGTTCGATGGTCAGGCTGTTCCTGACGTCCTACGACGATTTCAAGGTGCGCCTGCGCCGCCGTCTCGGTTCGGAGGATCTGGCCAACGACGTGCTGCACGAGACGTACTTGCGTGTCGACCGCATGGACGCGCCGCCGGACATCGCCCAGCCCAACGCCTATCTCTATCGCATGGCCCTGAACATCGCCGCTGACCGGCGTCAGGCCGATGCACGTTTGCTCACTGGCAGTGAAATCGAAGAACTGCTGCAAGTGTCCGACGACGCCCTGGACCCGGCGCGAGTGGTGGGTGGCCAGAAGGAAATCCAGACGCTGCTCAAGGCGCTGTACGAGCTGCCGGCGCGGCGGCGCAAGATCTTTGTCGCGGCGCGTCTGGAAGAGGCGCCACACCTGGAAATCTCGCAGCGTTTTGGCATCTCGACACGCATGGTCGAGAAGGAAATCAAGGCCGCCCTGGGTCACTGCGCCGCCCGCCTTGAAAGAAAAGTCATTCAGCGGTTCGGTCCCGGGGCGGGAAAACCGTCTTGA
- a CDS encoding STN domain-containing protein produces MAVFRGTSAVQRGSARSTQVRRFCLVLLCWTLSSWVWATPADSRTPRALDIPAQELATALDRFSRATGMAVLVDRQLTRGRRSVAIKGTLSAGDALDRLLAGSGLMARYAREDAFTLQVAQVREVPVGKELAGNGSSLHGSSYATAIQAAIERELCRWTMTRPGSFRALLQLWIGRDGVVQHSRLVGSTGDFQRDAVLVDSLRNLDIDRPAPSSLRQPVTLLLLPESSGKRMECTQREGVSGG; encoded by the coding sequence ATGGCGGTTTTCAGGGGTACGTCAGCCGTGCAGCGAGGCAGCGCCAGATCCACTCAGGTTCGTCGGTTTTGCCTGGTGTTGTTGTGCTGGACGCTCTCGTCCTGGGTCTGGGCGACGCCTGCTGATTCGCGCACGCCGAGGGCTCTGGATATCCCGGCCCAGGAGTTGGCGACGGCACTCGATCGATTCAGTCGCGCCACCGGCATGGCGGTGCTGGTGGACCGGCAGTTGACTCGCGGCAGGCGTTCGGTGGCGATCAAGGGCACGCTGAGTGCCGGTGACGCTCTGGATCGATTGTTGGCCGGCAGCGGCTTGATGGCCCGTTACGCCCGAGAGGATGCGTTCACCTTGCAAGTCGCGCAGGTCCGCGAGGTGCCCGTTGGTAAAGAGCTGGCGGGCAATGGCTCATCGCTGCACGGCAGCAGTTATGCGACAGCGATTCAGGCCGCCATCGAGCGCGAACTGTGTCGCTGGACAATGACCCGCCCCGGCAGTTTTCGGGCGTTGCTGCAACTGTGGATCGGGCGTGACGGGGTGGTGCAACACAGCCGGCTGGTCGGTTCCACAGGTGATTTTCAGCGCGATGCTGTGCTGGTGGACAGTTTACGAAACCTCGACATCGACCGGCCGGCGCCCAGTTCGCTACGCCAGCCGGTGACTTTGCTCTTGCTACCGGAGTCGTCAGGAAAACGCATGGAATGCACACAACGGGAAGGAGTTTCCGGGGGATGA
- a CDS encoding antibiotic biosynthesis monooxygenase family protein produces the protein MSNEVINTVQVQAAAGRTEELGRQLQKIVETLRELPGCDSYMVDRCPEDQNRWTVSAHWQSEAAMQSHFNCPEVQGFIGLIDSRLANAVDFNSFPIV, from the coding sequence ATGTCCAACGAAGTGATCAACACCGTACAGGTGCAGGCCGCTGCCGGCCGCACGGAAGAACTGGGCAGGCAATTGCAGAAGATCGTCGAAACCCTGCGCGAACTTCCGGGCTGTGATTCCTATATGGTCGACCGCTGCCCCGAGGACCAGAACCGCTGGACGGTGAGTGCGCACTGGCAGTCGGAGGCGGCCATGCAATCGCATTTCAACTGCCCTGAGGTGCAGGGGTTTATCGGGTTGATCGACAGCCGTCTGGCCAATGCGGTGGATTTCAACAGTTTTCCGATTGTGTAA
- a CDS encoding FecR family protein, giving the protein MNIFRLSPPEAKPQDRLHTEARDWLLLLTSGRATVADARALREWCEQSAEHAQAFEQTKALWQSLKLAAETLQAPRHFGRRAFLGGAVAASAAFLLVRYTVPGGFSGIGADYITEVGEQRRFELGDGVSLELNTQTRISRRDEGNGREDLQLLSGEVEVQAHAQTPLRVQAGAGWLSASQARFNLRNIDQSVCVTCLAGAVQVDVQGRSIRLGQGQQLTWDARQVGIPQTVDTANVIAWRQQVLVFNDAPLSQVIDEINRYRPGMLLLLNTEVGKRKVQARFSLDQLAGVALLIRDAYGVKCTELPGGVVVLS; this is encoded by the coding sequence TTGAACATCTTTCGTTTGTCACCCCCTGAGGCGAAGCCCCAAGACCGGCTGCACACTGAAGCCCGGGACTGGTTGCTGCTGTTGACCTCGGGCCGCGCCACCGTTGCCGACGCCCGGGCGTTGCGTGAATGGTGCGAGCAGAGCGCCGAGCACGCGCAAGCGTTCGAACAGACCAAGGCCTTGTGGCAGAGCCTGAAACTGGCCGCCGAAACATTGCAGGCGCCACGGCACTTTGGGCGGCGGGCGTTTCTCGGTGGCGCGGTGGCGGCATCGGCGGCGTTCTTGCTGGTTCGTTACACGGTGCCGGGTGGTTTTTCCGGTATCGGCGCTGACTACATCACCGAGGTGGGGGAACAGCGTCGGTTTGAGCTGGGCGATGGTGTGAGTCTGGAGCTCAACACACAGACTCGTATCAGTCGTCGTGACGAGGGCAATGGGCGCGAGGATTTGCAGTTGCTCAGTGGTGAAGTGGAGGTCCAGGCCCATGCCCAGACGCCGCTCAGGGTCCAGGCCGGGGCAGGGTGGTTGAGTGCCAGCCAGGCGCGCTTCAACCTGCGCAATATTGATCAGAGTGTCTGCGTCACCTGCCTGGCCGGTGCGGTGCAGGTAGACGTTCAGGGGCGCAGCATTCGTCTGGGGCAAGGTCAGCAATTGACCTGGGACGCGAGGCAGGTCGGCATCCCGCAAACGGTGGACACCGCCAACGTGATCGCCTGGCGCCAGCAGGTACTGGTATTCAACGACGCGCCCCTGAGCCAGGTAATCGACGAAATCAACCGCTACCGCCCCGGCATGTTGTTGCTGCTCAACACCGAGGTGGGCAAACGCAAGGTCCAGGCACGGTTCAGCCTGGATCAGCTGGCGGGTGTGGCATTGCTGATTCGGGATGCGTACGGGGTCAAGTGCACCGAGTTGCCGGGCGGGGTGGTGGTGCTCAGTTGA
- a CDS encoding PLP-dependent aminotransferase family protein: protein MELHVVINGRKDLTGQLYQQLRSAIETGRLAAGTQLPPSRLLAEQLGISRKTISDTYSQLTYENFLTGVIGKGTYVNARPSRIVRKQSHSELASSEVIESWRNLPVFLRHPTLEGSLRYDFIGGATSKGQFPQDDWRRCTAHALRQMSGTKGFYSQPEGLPALRNAIARHIAFSRGVNCQDEDVVVCNGAQQALDLISRVLTRPGSLVAMEDPGYPPARLLFASHGATVVGVPVDAEGLQVDKIPDGTRMIYVTPSHQFPLGMPMSQARREALLERAYELGAIIIEDDYDSEFRYEGRPADSLQSLDERGIVAYVGTFSKTLLPELRLGYAILPPAILEAVIRAKQLSDLHTSTLPQWALAKFIAEGCLLKHIRRCHAIYAGRRERILSRMAGDLSPWFEAVPTSAGFHMAVLCKVPMDLALVIELAKKVEVGLYAIDSFFYQQPPRAGLFLGFGAIETLDIDIALDRLRDIVQQLA from the coding sequence ATGGAACTTCACGTTGTCATCAACGGCCGCAAGGACCTGACGGGCCAGTTGTACCAACAACTGCGCAGCGCGATTGAAACCGGTCGTCTGGCAGCCGGCACGCAGCTGCCGCCCAGCCGTTTGCTGGCCGAGCAACTGGGCATTTCGCGCAAGACCATTTCCGATACGTACTCGCAACTGACCTACGAAAACTTTCTGACCGGGGTGATCGGCAAGGGCACCTATGTCAACGCACGGCCGTCGAGGATCGTGCGCAAGCAGAGCCATTCGGAGCTGGCCAGCAGCGAGGTCATCGAGTCCTGGCGCAACCTGCCGGTGTTTCTGCGCCACCCAACCCTTGAGGGCTCGTTGCGCTACGACTTTATCGGTGGCGCCACCAGCAAGGGCCAGTTTCCACAGGACGACTGGCGGCGCTGCACGGCTCACGCGTTGCGGCAAATGTCCGGCACCAAGGGGTTTTACAGCCAGCCCGAGGGCTTGCCGGCACTGCGCAACGCAATTGCCCGGCACATCGCGTTTTCCCGTGGGGTCAATTGTCAGGACGAAGACGTGGTGGTGTGCAACGGCGCTCAACAGGCGCTGGACCTGATCTCCCGGGTGCTGACCCGGCCCGGCAGCCTGGTGGCCATGGAAGACCCCGGCTACCCGCCGGCACGGCTGTTATTCGCCAGCCACGGCGCCACGGTAGTCGGGGTCCCGGTGGACGCCGAAGGCCTTCAGGTGGACAAGATTCCTGACGGTACGCGGATGATCTACGTGACACCGTCACACCAATTCCCGCTGGGCATGCCCATGAGCCAGGCACGGCGCGAAGCGCTGCTCGAACGGGCATACGAGCTGGGCGCAATCATCATCGAGGACGACTATGACAGCGAATTCCGCTACGAGGGCCGGCCCGCCGACTCCCTGCAAAGCCTGGACGAGCGCGGTATTGTCGCCTACGTTGGCACCTTCTCGAAAACCCTGCTGCCGGAGCTGCGACTGGGCTACGCGATTCTGCCACCGGCGATTCTTGAGGCGGTGATCCGCGCCAAACAGCTCTCTGACCTGCACACCTCGACCCTGCCGCAATGGGCACTGGCCAAGTTCATCGCCGAAGGCTGCCTGCTCAAGCACATCCGCCGCTGCCACGCCATTTACGCCGGGCGCCGTGAGCGGATTCTGTCGCGCATGGCCGGCGATCTGTCGCCCTGGTTTGAAGCCGTGCCGACCAGTGCCGGGTTCCACATGGCGGTGCTGTGCAAGGTGCCCATGGACCTGGCGCTGGTGATCGAATTGGCGAAAAAGGTCGAAGTCGGGCTGTATGCGATCGACAGTTTTTTCTATCAGCAGCCGCCACGGGCCGGGCTTTTCCTCGGTTTTGGCGCCATCGAGACGCTGGACATCGACATCGCCCTGGACCGTCTGCGGGACATTGTGCAGCAGCTCGCCTGA
- a CDS encoding carboxymuconolactone decarboxylase family protein → MNPRLDYYSASPKAMKAMIAMEALTSSLSIEPGLLHLIKVRASQLNGCAFCTDMHSVDARRLGETERRLFAIVVWRDSEFFSPRERAALAWTEAVTLLAQSHVPDDVYAQAREQFDEAQLVDLTMAVTTINSWNRLAVSFRQVPSD, encoded by the coding sequence ATGAACCCGCGCCTTGACTACTACAGCGCCTCGCCCAAGGCGATGAAAGCGATGATCGCCATGGAGGCCCTGACCAGCAGCCTGAGCATCGAACCGGGCCTGTTGCACCTGATCAAGGTCCGCGCTTCGCAACTCAACGGCTGTGCTTTTTGCACCGACATGCATTCGGTGGATGCGCGGCGGCTGGGGGAAACCGAGCGCCGTCTGTTCGCAATTGTGGTCTGGCGGGACAGCGAGTTCTTCAGTCCCCGTGAGCGGGCTGCGCTGGCCTGGACCGAGGCGGTGACGCTGCTGGCACAAAGTCATGTGCCGGACGATGTGTATGCCCAGGCGCGGGAACAGTTTGATGAGGCGCAGTTGGTGGACCTGACCATGGCCGTGACCACCATCAACAGCTGGAACCGGCTGGCGGTGAGTTTTCGGCAGGTTCCCAGTGATTGA